The proteins below are encoded in one region of Hordeum vulgare subsp. vulgare chromosome 3H, MorexV3_pseudomolecules_assembly, whole genome shotgun sequence:
- the LOC123442337 gene encoding transcription factor bHLH168-like, with protein MKSRRQAGRGGAVAADGNHHHTTSSGEDTGRCNTKMERKDVEKNRRLHMKGLCLKLSSLIPAASPHHHLRHYSPSSSSPPSTNKDAATQLDQLDSAAAYINQLRARIDGLKRRKQAALSGGCSSSVSAGDYKPQTAAALPVIEVRHRDGTLDVALASEAGRPFRLHEVIAVMEQEGAEVVSASFSVVGDKIFYTVHSQALCPRIGLDAGRVAQRLRGLAAAAAAAVSSSVLLT; from the exons ATGAAGAGCAGGAGGCAGGCCggccgcggaggtgccgtggcggCGGACGGGAACCACCACCACACCACAAGCAGCGGCGAGGACACCGGACGCTGCAACACCAAGATGGAGCGCAAGGACGTGGAGAAGAACCGGCGGCTGCACATGAAAGGACTCTGCCTCAAGCTCTCATCCCTCATCCCCGCCGCATccccccaccaccacctccgccattattctccttcctcttcctcgccgcCCTCCACCAACAAG GACGCGGCGACGCAGCTGGACCAGCTGGACAGCGCGGCGGCGTACATCAACCAGCTCCGTGCCCGGATCGACGGCCTCAAGCGCCGCAAGCAGGCCGCCCTCTCCGGCGGCTGCTCGTCCTCCGTCTCCGCCGGCGACTACAAGCCACAGACGGCGGCAGCGCTGCCGGTGATCGAGGTCCGGCACCGGGACGGAACGCTGGACGTGGCGCTGGCGAGCGAGGCCGGGCGTCCCTTCCGGCTGCACGAGGTGATCGCGGTGATGGAGCAGGAGGGCGCCGAGGTGGTCAGCGCCAGCTTCTCCGTCGTCGGCGACAAGATCTTCTACACGGTGCACTCACAGGCGCTCTGCCCCCGCATCGGCCTCGATGCCGGCCGCGTCGCCCAGAGGCTCCGcggcctcgccgccgccgccgccgccgccgtctcgTCGTCAGTCCTCCTGACATGA